A genomic segment from Malaclemys terrapin pileata isolate rMalTer1 chromosome 1, rMalTer1.hap1, whole genome shotgun sequence encodes:
- the LOC128843675 gene encoding C-type lectin domain family 9 member A-like: MSEQSVTYVDLRFHTPAERKRKRRPKHTRIIETSEQEITYSDLKFHTPSKQQRQQRPTSVESKESPSPSSPWLITVILGLLCLALLVTAGVLGAKFLQASHQVRRLNEELIQKQAILKNFTQLQKTLKNCTQQRDDLQANITELSNAVNREGDKCSSCPEGWIQHRRKCYHFTHERSSWEKSREYCSSHSSRLLRIENKEELDFINRLVCFHWIGLFRTGAATSWMWEDGTAYSTELFQVKRKEPGASCALLKAGEATSYNCTEQYRCICEKKAA, from the exons ATGAGTGAGCAGTCAGTGACCTATGTGGACCTCAGATTTCATACTCctgcagagaggaagagaaaacGAAGACCAAAGCACACCAGGATCATAG AAACCAGCGAGCAGGAAATAACCTACTCTGATCTGAAGTTTCACACTCCTTCAAAGCAGCAGAGGCAACAAAGACCTACAAGTGTAGAGAGCAAAG AATCTCCTTCTCCATCTTCACCATGGCTCATTACAGTGATTCTGGGGCTTCTCTGCCTGGCTTTGCTAGTAACTgcaggggttttgggtgccaagT TTCTCCAGGCTTCCCACCAAGTAAGAAGACTCAATGAGGAACTTATCCAGAAACAGGCTATTCTGAAAAACTTCACACAATTGCAGAAAACCCTGAAAAACTGTACTCAGCAAAGAGATGATCTCCAAGCCAATATCACAGAACTCTCAAATGCTGTGAATAGGGAAG GAGATAAATGCAGCTCTTGCCCTGAGGGCTGGATACAGCATAGAAGGAAGTGTTACCATTTTACACATGAAAGGAGCTCCTGGGAGAAGAGTCGAGAATACTGCTCGTCTCACAGCTCCAGACTGCTGAGGATAGAGAACAAGGAAGAATTG GATTTCATAAACAGACTGGTGTGTTTTCACTGGATTGGACTATTCCGTACGGGAGCTGCTACAAGCTGGATGTGGGAGGATGGCACAGCTTATTCCACTGAGCT GTTCCAAGTAAAGAGGAAAGAGCCTGGAGCATCCTGTGCACTTTTGAAGGCAGGAGAAGCCACCTCCTATAATTGTACTGAACAATATCGCTGTATTTGTGAGAAGAAAGCTGCTTAG